A genomic segment from Anabas testudineus chromosome 6, fAnaTes1.2, whole genome shotgun sequence encodes:
- the terb1 gene encoding telomere repeats-binding bouquet formation protein 1 isoform X2 → MDKTGVSGNSRNTIKTDLSLLLECLKFQMKSPDLQKQALLTIHSICEKREDNVDLLREMGGVVFVYNLSKSSIVHSDVKETALFTLGTLAEANVYCKNSLSRKETFADLAGCLMKDDIPLTQKRVSVYLLSVLVANNKLGQTLAQTTGCLDILLDLFRSTFPISTDATLRIANATQNHQLWTSVSTALCGCVNNPQNVEGQRICVSAFPIIKIWLQQIALPCTEIFQPICSFIAMTVANNACVQESFSASGCLETLTLVLVRQASAADTSLLSCQLSVTISKTLSACITDNPALASGLSQYGIVPHLISLLASPNLDPEYRLSVLLTLGHCTVATEEHQFQLVQYGGLPLIITLLTEDTSDEVRRAATFILQTCKQATMSLGVPGLMHGEGGHVTPLTKMESLKTSAREFLSRIDLLEKRLLEETENEVLSQPSLLAAIPRPLQPIKGFPTAYRQTSTLKHVEAGGDNYITLQNTNSSLSTREDKTSGGDVCSVCRGTGALLASHLLPLEGGREHHTPNSQPFKPPAPVIHSVPKEIKCTDGMELQEQEVSEARKILVEEHAQSNIRCAGCVLPFEEVTSRTFASLQNSCRHNCEMHKVLQEATKQFRTHHWSRLFRKEIQDSTVELTDPNSHKGSAAGPQRSSEHWNVKEVCLTPRSKGAEIGKRSIPKGHWRRYKGVMPTLTPLYIGAKKEPFNSFNKTSPCLTPLKRQHLPGERRAEINNRLCVSDDELKTSTDCDSLMRRRRKDFSHEEVCYLLSGVKMFGFSWNSILWSYPFQSGRTNVDLAKKYRRLMATRKNK, encoded by the exons ATGGATAAGACAGGAGTATCCGGCAACAGCCGTAACA CCATAAAGACAGATCTCAGTTTGCTGCTTGAATGTCTGAAGTTTCAGATGAAAAGTCCTGATTTACAGAAACAAGCTCTTCTCACCATTCACTCAATCTGTGAAAAGAGAG AGGATAATGTGGACCTGCTGCGGGAAATGGGAGGGGTGGTATTTGTGTATAACCTCTCCAAGTCCAGTATTGTGCATTCAGATGTTAAGGAGACTGCCCTCTTCACTCTTGGCACGCTGGCAGAGGCTAatg TGTATTGCAAGAATTCCCTAAGCCGAAAAGAGACATTTGCAGACCTTGCTGGTTGCTTGATGAAAGACGACATCCCACTGACACAGAAGAGAGTATCTGTGTATTTGCTGTCTGTGCTGGTAGCCAACAACA AATTAGGACAAACTTTAGCCCAAACAACTGGCTGCTTGGATATTCTACTGGATCTGTTCAG GTCCACTTTCCCCATCTCCACAGATGCTACATTGAGAATAGCTAATGCCACTCAGAACCACCAGCTTTGGACGTCTGTTTCTACTGCTCTTTGTGGATGTGTCAACAATCCTCAGAATG TGGAGGGTCAGCGTATTTGTGTCTCAGCCTttccaataataaaaatatggcTTCAGCAGATTGCTCTGCCATGCACAGAGATTTTTCAACCGATATGTTCCTTCATAGCCATGACAGTTGCAAACAATG CCTGTGTTCAGGAGAGTTTTTCAGCCTCTGGGTGTTTGGAAACTCTTACTCTTGTACTGGTCCGTCAAGCTTCGGCAGCAGACACAAGCCTGCTGTCTTGCCAGCTTTCTGTCACTATTTCCAAGACCCTCTCTGCTTGTATTACTGATAACC CTGCTCTTGCTTCAGGTCTGTCTCAGTATGGCATAGTGCCCCATCTCATCTCCCTGCTGGCTAGCCCAAACCTGGACCCTGAATACAGGCTCTCGGTTTTACTTACCTTGGGCCACTGCACCGTGGCCACTG aGGAGCACCAGTTCCAGTTGGTGCAGTATGGTGGCCTGCCTCTTATCATAACTTTACTCACAGAAGACACAAGTGATGAAGTTAGGAGGGCTGCTACATTCATATTGCAAACCTGCAAACAGGCCA CTATGTCTTTGGGAGTGCCTGGTCTGATGCATGGGGAGGGTGGACATGTGACGCCTCTTACAAAGATGGAAAGCTTAAAGACCTCAGCCAGAGAGTTTCTGAGCAGAATAGACCTGCTAGAGAAGAGACTGTTGGAA GAGACTGAGAATG AAGTGCTAAGCCAACCATCACTACTTGCAGCCATACCTCGACCGCTCCAGCCTATTAAAGGTTTTCCCACAGCATATAGACAGACCAGCACTCTTAAGCATGTAGAAGCAGGTGGTGACAACTACATTACACTTCAAAACACGAATTCCAGTTTAAGTACTCGGGAGGATAAGACCAGCGGAGGAGATGTATGTTCTGTGTGCAGAGGCACTGGAGCCCTCTTAGCTTCTCATCTATTGCCActagagggaggcagagagcaTCACACACCAAACAG tcAGCCATTTAAACCCCCAGCACCAGTGATACACAGTGTaccaaaagaaattaaatgtacTGATGGAATGG aatTACAGGAACAGGAGGTGAGTGAGGCGAGGAAAATCTTGGTAGAGGAGCATGCACAATCTAATATCCGGTGTGCAG GTTGTGTATTGCCTTTTGAGGAAGTGACGAGTCGTACTTTTGCATCTCTTCAAAACTCCTGCCGTCACAACTGTGAGATGCACAAGGTTCTCCAGGAGGCCACAAAGCAATTCAGGACCCATCACTGGAGCCGTCTTTTTAGGAAAGAGATTCAGGACAGCACTGTGGAGCTGACAGACCCAAACTCACACAAAGGTTCAGCAGCAGGACCACAAAGAAGCAGTGAACACTGGAACG TAAAAGAGGTCTGCCTGACTCCCAGAAGTAAAGGAGCAGAGATAGGCAAGCGCTCCATTCCAAAAGGTCACTGGAGGAGGTACAAAG GAGTGATGCCTACTCTGACTCCGCTGTACATAGGAGCTAAAAAGGAGCCATTCAACTCTTTCAACAAGACAA GTCCATGCTTGACTCCCTTAAAAAGGCAGCATCTTCCCGGAG agagaagagcagagattAATAACAGACTATGTGTCAGTGATGATGAGCTGAAGACAAGCACAGATTGTGACAGTTTGATG AGACGGAGGAGAAAAGACTTCAGCCATGAGGAGGTGTGTTACCTACTGAGCGGAGTAAAGATGTTTGGCTTCTCCTGGAACTCCATCTTGTGGTCATATCCCTTCCAATCTGGACGCACCAATGTTGACTTGGCCAAAAAATACAGGCGGCTAATggcaacaagaaaaaataaatga
- the terb1 gene encoding telomere repeats-binding bouquet formation protein 1 isoform X1: MDKTGVSGNSRNTIKTDLSLLLECLKFQMKSPDLQKQALLTIHSICEKREDNVDLLREMGGVVFVYNLSKSSIVHSDVKETALFTLGTLAEANVYCKNSLSRKETFADLAGCLMKDDIPLTQKRVSVYLLSVLVANNKLGQTLAQTTGCLDILLDLFRSTFPISTDATLRIANATQNHQLWTSVSTALCGCVNNPQNVEGQRICVSAFPIIKIWLQQIALPCTEIFQPICSFIAMTVANNACVQESFSASGCLETLTLVLVRQASAADTSLLSCQLSVTISKTLSACITDNPALASGLSQYGIVPHLISLLASPNLDPEYRLSVLLTLGHCTVATEEHQFQLVQYGGLPLIITLLTEDTSDEVRRAATFILQTCKQATMSLGVPGLMHGEGGHVTPLTKMESLKTSAREFLSRIDLLEKRLLEETENEQEDTDTPISSKVLSQPSLLAAIPRPLQPIKGFPTAYRQTSTLKHVEAGGDNYITLQNTNSSLSTREDKTSGGDVCSVCRGTGALLASHLLPLEGGREHHTPNSQPFKPPAPVIHSVPKEIKCTDGMELQEQEVSEARKILVEEHAQSNIRCAGCVLPFEEVTSRTFASLQNSCRHNCEMHKVLQEATKQFRTHHWSRLFRKEIQDSTVELTDPNSHKGSAAGPQRSSEHWNVKEVCLTPRSKGAEIGKRSIPKGHWRRYKGVMPTLTPLYIGAKKEPFNSFNKTSPCLTPLKRQHLPGERRAEINNRLCVSDDELKTSTDCDSLMRRRRKDFSHEEVCYLLSGVKMFGFSWNSILWSYPFQSGRTNVDLAKKYRRLMATRKNK; the protein is encoded by the exons ATGGATAAGACAGGAGTATCCGGCAACAGCCGTAACA CCATAAAGACAGATCTCAGTTTGCTGCTTGAATGTCTGAAGTTTCAGATGAAAAGTCCTGATTTACAGAAACAAGCTCTTCTCACCATTCACTCAATCTGTGAAAAGAGAG AGGATAATGTGGACCTGCTGCGGGAAATGGGAGGGGTGGTATTTGTGTATAACCTCTCCAAGTCCAGTATTGTGCATTCAGATGTTAAGGAGACTGCCCTCTTCACTCTTGGCACGCTGGCAGAGGCTAatg TGTATTGCAAGAATTCCCTAAGCCGAAAAGAGACATTTGCAGACCTTGCTGGTTGCTTGATGAAAGACGACATCCCACTGACACAGAAGAGAGTATCTGTGTATTTGCTGTCTGTGCTGGTAGCCAACAACA AATTAGGACAAACTTTAGCCCAAACAACTGGCTGCTTGGATATTCTACTGGATCTGTTCAG GTCCACTTTCCCCATCTCCACAGATGCTACATTGAGAATAGCTAATGCCACTCAGAACCACCAGCTTTGGACGTCTGTTTCTACTGCTCTTTGTGGATGTGTCAACAATCCTCAGAATG TGGAGGGTCAGCGTATTTGTGTCTCAGCCTttccaataataaaaatatggcTTCAGCAGATTGCTCTGCCATGCACAGAGATTTTTCAACCGATATGTTCCTTCATAGCCATGACAGTTGCAAACAATG CCTGTGTTCAGGAGAGTTTTTCAGCCTCTGGGTGTTTGGAAACTCTTACTCTTGTACTGGTCCGTCAAGCTTCGGCAGCAGACACAAGCCTGCTGTCTTGCCAGCTTTCTGTCACTATTTCCAAGACCCTCTCTGCTTGTATTACTGATAACC CTGCTCTTGCTTCAGGTCTGTCTCAGTATGGCATAGTGCCCCATCTCATCTCCCTGCTGGCTAGCCCAAACCTGGACCCTGAATACAGGCTCTCGGTTTTACTTACCTTGGGCCACTGCACCGTGGCCACTG aGGAGCACCAGTTCCAGTTGGTGCAGTATGGTGGCCTGCCTCTTATCATAACTTTACTCACAGAAGACACAAGTGATGAAGTTAGGAGGGCTGCTACATTCATATTGCAAACCTGCAAACAGGCCA CTATGTCTTTGGGAGTGCCTGGTCTGATGCATGGGGAGGGTGGACATGTGACGCCTCTTACAAAGATGGAAAGCTTAAAGACCTCAGCCAGAGAGTTTCTGAGCAGAATAGACCTGCTAGAGAAGAGACTGTTGGAA GAGACTGAGAATGAACAGGAAGATACAGACACGCCAATTTCATCTAAAGTGCTAAGCCAACCATCACTACTTGCAGCCATACCTCGACCGCTCCAGCCTATTAAAGGTTTTCCCACAGCATATAGACAGACCAGCACTCTTAAGCATGTAGAAGCAGGTGGTGACAACTACATTACACTTCAAAACACGAATTCCAGTTTAAGTACTCGGGAGGATAAGACCAGCGGAGGAGATGTATGTTCTGTGTGCAGAGGCACTGGAGCCCTCTTAGCTTCTCATCTATTGCCActagagggaggcagagagcaTCACACACCAAACAG tcAGCCATTTAAACCCCCAGCACCAGTGATACACAGTGTaccaaaagaaattaaatgtacTGATGGAATGG aatTACAGGAACAGGAGGTGAGTGAGGCGAGGAAAATCTTGGTAGAGGAGCATGCACAATCTAATATCCGGTGTGCAG GTTGTGTATTGCCTTTTGAGGAAGTGACGAGTCGTACTTTTGCATCTCTTCAAAACTCCTGCCGTCACAACTGTGAGATGCACAAGGTTCTCCAGGAGGCCACAAAGCAATTCAGGACCCATCACTGGAGCCGTCTTTTTAGGAAAGAGATTCAGGACAGCACTGTGGAGCTGACAGACCCAAACTCACACAAAGGTTCAGCAGCAGGACCACAAAGAAGCAGTGAACACTGGAACG TAAAAGAGGTCTGCCTGACTCCCAGAAGTAAAGGAGCAGAGATAGGCAAGCGCTCCATTCCAAAAGGTCACTGGAGGAGGTACAAAG GAGTGATGCCTACTCTGACTCCGCTGTACATAGGAGCTAAAAAGGAGCCATTCAACTCTTTCAACAAGACAA GTCCATGCTTGACTCCCTTAAAAAGGCAGCATCTTCCCGGAG agagaagagcagagattAATAACAGACTATGTGTCAGTGATGATGAGCTGAAGACAAGCACAGATTGTGACAGTTTGATG AGACGGAGGAGAAAAGACTTCAGCCATGAGGAGGTGTGTTACCTACTGAGCGGAGTAAAGATGTTTGGCTTCTCCTGGAACTCCATCTTGTGGTCATATCCCTTCCAATCTGGACGCACCAATGTTGACTTGGCCAAAAAATACAGGCGGCTAATggcaacaagaaaaaataaatga
- the terb1 gene encoding telomere repeats-binding bouquet formation protein 1 isoform X3, protein MDKTGVSGNSRNTIKTDLSLLLECLKFQMKSPDLQKQALLTIHSICEKREDNVDLLREMGGVVFVYNLSKSSIVHSDVKETALFTLGTLAEANVYCKNSLSRKETFADLAGCLMKDDIPLTQKRVSVYLLSVLVANNKLGQTLAQTTGCLDILLDLFRSTFPISTDATLRIANATQNHQLWTSVSTALCGCVNNPQNVEGQRICVSAFPIIKIWLQQIALPCTEIFQPICSFIAMTVANNACVQESFSASGCLETLTLVLVRQASAADTSLLSCQLSVTISKTLSACITDNPALASGLSQYGIVPHLISLLASPNLDPEYRLSVLLTLGHCTVATEEHQFQLVQYGGLPLIITLLTEDTSDEVRRAATFILQTCKQATMSLGVPGLMHGEGGHVTPLTKMESLKTSAREFLSRIDLLEKRLLEETENEQEDTDTPISSKVLSQPSLLAAIPRPLQPIKGFPTAYRQTSTLKHVEAGGDNYITLQNTNSSLSTREDKTSGGDVCSVCRGTGALLASHLLPLEGGREHHTPNSQPFKPPAPVIHSVPKEIKCTDGMELQEQEVSEARKILVEEHAQSNIRCAGCVLPFEEVTSRTFASLQNSCRHNCEMHKVLQEATKQFRTHHWSRLFRKEIQDSTVELTDPNSHKGSAAGPQRSSEHWNVKEVCLTPRSKGAEIGKRSIPKGHWRRYKGVMPTLTPLYIGAKKEPFNSFNKTSPCLTPLKRQHLPGETEEKRLQP, encoded by the exons ATGGATAAGACAGGAGTATCCGGCAACAGCCGTAACA CCATAAAGACAGATCTCAGTTTGCTGCTTGAATGTCTGAAGTTTCAGATGAAAAGTCCTGATTTACAGAAACAAGCTCTTCTCACCATTCACTCAATCTGTGAAAAGAGAG AGGATAATGTGGACCTGCTGCGGGAAATGGGAGGGGTGGTATTTGTGTATAACCTCTCCAAGTCCAGTATTGTGCATTCAGATGTTAAGGAGACTGCCCTCTTCACTCTTGGCACGCTGGCAGAGGCTAatg TGTATTGCAAGAATTCCCTAAGCCGAAAAGAGACATTTGCAGACCTTGCTGGTTGCTTGATGAAAGACGACATCCCACTGACACAGAAGAGAGTATCTGTGTATTTGCTGTCTGTGCTGGTAGCCAACAACA AATTAGGACAAACTTTAGCCCAAACAACTGGCTGCTTGGATATTCTACTGGATCTGTTCAG GTCCACTTTCCCCATCTCCACAGATGCTACATTGAGAATAGCTAATGCCACTCAGAACCACCAGCTTTGGACGTCTGTTTCTACTGCTCTTTGTGGATGTGTCAACAATCCTCAGAATG TGGAGGGTCAGCGTATTTGTGTCTCAGCCTttccaataataaaaatatggcTTCAGCAGATTGCTCTGCCATGCACAGAGATTTTTCAACCGATATGTTCCTTCATAGCCATGACAGTTGCAAACAATG CCTGTGTTCAGGAGAGTTTTTCAGCCTCTGGGTGTTTGGAAACTCTTACTCTTGTACTGGTCCGTCAAGCTTCGGCAGCAGACACAAGCCTGCTGTCTTGCCAGCTTTCTGTCACTATTTCCAAGACCCTCTCTGCTTGTATTACTGATAACC CTGCTCTTGCTTCAGGTCTGTCTCAGTATGGCATAGTGCCCCATCTCATCTCCCTGCTGGCTAGCCCAAACCTGGACCCTGAATACAGGCTCTCGGTTTTACTTACCTTGGGCCACTGCACCGTGGCCACTG aGGAGCACCAGTTCCAGTTGGTGCAGTATGGTGGCCTGCCTCTTATCATAACTTTACTCACAGAAGACACAAGTGATGAAGTTAGGAGGGCTGCTACATTCATATTGCAAACCTGCAAACAGGCCA CTATGTCTTTGGGAGTGCCTGGTCTGATGCATGGGGAGGGTGGACATGTGACGCCTCTTACAAAGATGGAAAGCTTAAAGACCTCAGCCAGAGAGTTTCTGAGCAGAATAGACCTGCTAGAGAAGAGACTGTTGGAA GAGACTGAGAATGAACAGGAAGATACAGACACGCCAATTTCATCTAAAGTGCTAAGCCAACCATCACTACTTGCAGCCATACCTCGACCGCTCCAGCCTATTAAAGGTTTTCCCACAGCATATAGACAGACCAGCACTCTTAAGCATGTAGAAGCAGGTGGTGACAACTACATTACACTTCAAAACACGAATTCCAGTTTAAGTACTCGGGAGGATAAGACCAGCGGAGGAGATGTATGTTCTGTGTGCAGAGGCACTGGAGCCCTCTTAGCTTCTCATCTATTGCCActagagggaggcagagagcaTCACACACCAAACAG tcAGCCATTTAAACCCCCAGCACCAGTGATACACAGTGTaccaaaagaaattaaatgtacTGATGGAATGG aatTACAGGAACAGGAGGTGAGTGAGGCGAGGAAAATCTTGGTAGAGGAGCATGCACAATCTAATATCCGGTGTGCAG GTTGTGTATTGCCTTTTGAGGAAGTGACGAGTCGTACTTTTGCATCTCTTCAAAACTCCTGCCGTCACAACTGTGAGATGCACAAGGTTCTCCAGGAGGCCACAAAGCAATTCAGGACCCATCACTGGAGCCGTCTTTTTAGGAAAGAGATTCAGGACAGCACTGTGGAGCTGACAGACCCAAACTCACACAAAGGTTCAGCAGCAGGACCACAAAGAAGCAGTGAACACTGGAACG TAAAAGAGGTCTGCCTGACTCCCAGAAGTAAAGGAGCAGAGATAGGCAAGCGCTCCATTCCAAAAGGTCACTGGAGGAGGTACAAAG GAGTGATGCCTACTCTGACTCCGCTGTACATAGGAGCTAAAAAGGAGCCATTCAACTCTTTCAACAAGACAA GTCCATGCTTGACTCCCTTAAAAAGGCAGCATCTTCCCGGAG AGACGGAGGAGAAAAGACTTCAGCCATGA